The Bacillus andreraoultii sequence GATCGGCAAGTAAAAAATTACCATATATGAATGATATTCACTTATAGCTAGTATATGTATACTTTCTATATCATATTTTCCTATTATATCATAACTTGAAAAAACGGAAATTTTTTTGTGTTTACATTGATTATATTTTTTATTAAAAACAACAAAAACAAAGGCGCAGTGTTTACATTTTAGATTAATTCATCCAATAATGAAATAACACTCGCCTTAATATTATTGATTAACTTGATTTTATAATTTTTTTCATTTGATACCATAACCATTCAAACACTTCATTAATTTCTTCTATATCACCTGTCACCTGTCCGACAGAAGCCATATATTTTTCACCATTAACGATTTCCCCGTTAATTACAGTAACATCACCATCAACTTTTCCCTCAATTCGAATATTTCCGTTCTTTACGACAATATCTCCTTCAATCGTTTCACCTTCTGGAACAATAGCGGTATTGTTTTCAATTACTAATTTTGGGTTCTTTGTAACAGAGAAATTATCTTCACCATTCCACATTGAGAAGAAACTCGCCGACATAAAAATAATAAAAACACTGGCCGCTGTTAAGACCGGATGCCTGCTAAACCACCTCCCCATACTCACCTTTTTCTTCTCTCGTGGTAGGTTCATCATTACTTTTTGTGTAAAGTCATCTGGTGCTTGAACATGGGAAATACTTTTTACTAAAGCAATTGATTTTTCTAATTCATGAAAGTGTTTTCGACAGTCATCACATGATTTTAGATGTTCCATTAAAGTAGCCTCTTGTTCCGGTTCAATTTCTTCATCTAAATAATCATGCATATAATCAATAATCTTATCAGCACAACGATTCAAAGGTTCTCACCTCACTTATATATGTCGGAGCTGCTTTCTTAATGCTTCTCGACCACGATGTATCCTAGTTTTTACAGTTCCAATTGGGAGGTCCAAAATTTTACTAATTTCTAGCAATGAAAGCTCCTCAATATATTTTAAAACGATAACAGAACGATATTTTTCAGGAAGATTTAAAATCTCTTTTTGAATAATAGAATGTAATTCAATTTTCGTTACTTCTTCATCCGGTGCTGGATTACCTGATTGGATTTGTGAATATAAGGTAAGTCCATCTGTACCAGCTACCTCTGCATCTAAATAAAAGTCAGGTTTCTTTTTTCGAATTCGGTCGATACATAAATTAGTCGCAATTCGATATAACCATGTAGAAAATTTCCTGTCAATATGATAGCGATCAATATTTGTATATGCACGAATAAAGGCTTCTTGTGCAATATCTTCAGCCTCATGGGAGTTCCCTAACATTCGATAACATAATTGGTATACCTTATCCTTATAAAGTTCGACAATTTCGCCAAACGCATTTTGATCTCCTTTACGGACTTGTTTAATCCGTACTTTAACAAACTCTTCCATAATAACCCTCCGCTCTATGCGGCTATTTATATTACGTAACAGACGAAAAAAGGTTTCACTCTTTTTATCCCTATTATACTATGATTTATTTTTATATTCAGGAAAAACTTGTCTTTTTTATTTTTTCTTTACGTGAGCCTTTGAAAGTAAAAAAATAGGCCCTGCTCGTAAAACAGAAACCCTAGTCTGAATATGATATTTAAATTTTTCCTTTTGTTTTATGTAACGGAAAACTCACGATTAGATATGTGTGAAGTTATATTAAACTTTCCCCAAAGAGTGATGCGATAAGACCTACAGCAAGTAAACCTGTTTTATTCCGTTCATCAAGTATCGGATTCACTTCAACAAATTCCGCGGATGTAATTATTTTAGATTCGGATAACATTTCCATCGCAAAATGACTTTCTCGGTAACTCAATCCTCCTACGACCGGTGTTCCTACTCCTGGCGCATATAGCGGATCTAACCCATCTAAATCTAGAGACAAATGTACGCCATCCGTCCGCTCTTGCAAGTAGTTTATTGTTTCATCCATAACTTTTGACATCCCTAGTCGATCAATCTCATGCATTGTAAAAATTTTTATTCCCTTTTCCTTAATTATTGCCTTCTCACCTTCATCTAAATCTCTCGCTCCAATAATAACTACATTAGAAAAATTCACCTTTGGGCTATATCCACCGATTCCCGTCAACGTTTTCTCACCTAACCCAAGATTAACTGCAAGAGGCATGCCATGGATATTTCCTGAAGGGGATGTCTCAGGTGTATTTATATCTCCATGTGCATCAAACCAAATAAGACCGAGATTTTTATAATATTTCGATACACCTGCCAGTGTTCCAATAGCGATACTATGGTCCCCACCGAATACAAGGGGAAAAGATCCATTTTGCATAATTTCATCCACTTTTTCAGCGAGTTTCATATTAGCTTGCACAACTGCTTCTAAATTTCTTAATCCAGTATTTGGGTCTGTTGTCGTCTGTTCTCTACCAATCTTTATATCTCCTAAATCATCTACTTCATATCCTAGGCCTACTAAACGTTCAATCACATCAGCATATCGAATGGCACTTGGCCCCATATCAACACCTCGGCGTAATTGTCCTAGGTCCATTGGTGCGCCAACAATTTCAATTTTTCTTTTCATGTTTATACCCCCTTTCACTATATTGTAAACGTCATCATTACGTAGCACAACTAGAGGATATGTGCCTTTATCCAAAAAAATAGGCTAAGCAATCATGCATGACTACTTAGCCCATCTGTAACGGTTATGAATCAACAACTCATGACTAGAAGTCACGAGGGTTCTCGACATATTTTTAAACAAAATAATCGATTTTAACCTTTGTAATCGCTGATTTTTTCATTTTTAGATTTTAAATTTCCTAATTCGTTCATTAAGCTCTTCTGCTAATTTCGCTAACTGTGCTGAATTTGCTGCAACTTCCTCCATGGATGTACTCGTTTCTGCACTCGCAGCTGATGTTTGTTCGATGCCAGCGGCCGATTCCTCAGCAATTGCAGCAATCTCCTGAATTGAGCCGTTCATTTGTTGACTATCTTGAGTCATTAAATTTAAGTTTTCCGATACTTTTGTGATGCTATCAACTACACCCATAATCGAATCACTGATATTATTAAAAGTTACACCAGTTGATTCAATTAGTTTTGTACCTTGTTCGACTTCTTGATAACCACCTTGTAGAGAATCCGTTACAGTGTGAAATTCATTTTGAATGTTGATTACGATTTGGGTAATATCTTTGACTGACTCCCTTACTTGTTCTGCTAATCTTCTTACTTCATCTGCAACAACGGCAAATCCTTTTCCTTGTTCACCTGCTCTTGCAGCCTCAATCGCTGCGTTTAAAGCTAGTAAGTTTGTTTGATCTGCAATATCCTTAATAACAACGACTAACTTTGAGATTTGTTGAGATTGAACATTTAAGTTTTTCACCTTTTGTACAGCGTCTTGAACAATAGAATCGACTTTTTCCATTTGTTTCGTGGAAGAATGCATTAATTGATTACCTTTTTCAGTTAGTTGAATAACTTGATTTGTTGATTTTATAATTTGTTCACCACGACTATTTGCTTCTTGAACTCTCGTAGTAAAGGAAGCCATCATTTCCGATAATTCACTGGAGCCATCTGCTTGCTTTTCTGCCCCAACTGCCATTTCCTGCATTGTAATAGCGACCTGTTCTGAACCTAATTTTACTTCATCGGCGGACTGATTTAATTCCTCACTATGACTAGCCATAAGTTCCGATGCATTTTGAATTCGTTCAATTAACTGGTGAATCTCACTTTGCATTGTATTCATTGCACCAGCTAATTTGGCGGTTTCATCTTTTGACTTAATTTGAATTTGTTCGGCTGATAGGTCGCCATTTGCAAGCATATCCATACGGATTGTAACTTGTTGAATGGGACGAGAGATTCTATTGGCAAACAACCAAATTATTATTATCCCCACCATCAAAGCTACTCCTGTTACGATTGAAATCATAATTAAAATTGCCTTTGCTGGTGCATTGAAATCCTGTAAATATGCACCGGCATTAATAACCCAACCCCAATTCGGATCTTTTTCTGAATATGTTACTTTTGGTTCAATCTTATCTTGGTTATCTGGTAAAGGCCATTCAAAATACGTAAATCCACCACCTGCATTAGCCTTTTTTATTAATTCTTGAGTCGACTTAACTCCATTTGGATCTTCACTTTCCCATACATTTTTTCCTTCCATAAACGGATGAGCTAACTGATTGCCTTGTTCATCTAAAATAAATATAAACCCATATTTCCCCAAATCAATTTCTTTATTCACCGGACGAGTCCCATCTTGCTTTCTTTCCCCCAAAATTGCATTTTTCACCTGTTCTTGAGCATCATCTAAGGAAATTTTTCCTGATTCAACTTGTTTATTTAATTGATCAATCATTTCAATTGTCATTTTCACACTGTTTTTTAAATTTTGTTTCCCTAGTTCATCAAGGTTCATAGCACTTTTTTGATAGCTAAAAAACCCTAATGTAATAAGAGGAATTGTTAATAAAAGAATAGAAATAAGAATCAGTTTTGATTTAATTGTACGTAATTGAAAGAATGATTTTAATTTCATTTTGGCACCTCAACGTTTCTTTGATTTGTGTAATCTAAGATGGAATGAATGACCTACCATCTGCTTTACCTATAAACAGTGTGTTTACAGTGATCAGAGCCTTGTTTACTTCTTCACATAAATATTCGTTATGTGAAAACAATTTATGAAAGTTAAAAAGGGAGATCAAATACATCACTATTGATAAGTGGAAATAAATCAATGTTAATTTAGGTCTTATAGGGAAAGGAGCGGGATTATCATTTATCTCCTTGAAAATAACACCTTGAATCATTTTAGCAATAACATTCATGAGGACTAATGTAAAAAAAGAGTTACATGATCATCAGAGTAAATCTTTCATATTATATTTATCGGTCATTGAAAAGTGAACTTCAGGTTTAGGTTTGTTCCAACTTATTCCAGTTATTTCGTATATTCGTTTGACTAAACTTCTATGTACATGGATATGGCCTTCTAGCAAATGGGAGTAAATAATAAATGTTGTTCTAGTCGTAACAATAATATATCAATTCTTGAGTAAGATCCTCAAGTACTTTTATAAACGATTGTTGCAATCAACATGTAAAGACTTGAAAACGTATCTAGATTCTTTATTAATAAAATCAAATAAAAAAACGACTCTTGAGAAATCAAGAATCGCTTATTGAAGCGGAAGACGGGACTCGAACCCGCGACCCTCACCTTGGGAAGGTGATGTTCTACCACTAAACTACTTCCGCAAGAAAGATAAAATGAGTCATTTTCCATATGCGAATGACTCCGTTCGTTAACAGTATGAAAATGGCTGGGCTAGCTGGATTCGAACCAACGCATGACGGAGTCAAAGTCCGTTGCCTTACCGCTTGGCTATAGCCCAGTAATAGTAATAATGGTGGAGGGGGACGGATTCGAACCGCCGAACCCTGAGGGAGCGGATTTACAGTCCGCCGCGTTTAGCCACTTCGCTACCCCTCCAATAATATATTGTTTATGCCGACTGCAGGACTTGAACCCGCAACCTACTGATTACGATTCAGTTGCTCTACCAATTGAGCTAAGTCGGCAAACATTGGTAGGTCCTTTACTACTAATGGTGGAGGTTGACGGGATCGAACCGCCGACCCCTTGCTTGTAAGGCAAGTGCTCTCCCAGCTGAGCTAAACCTCCATGAATGATGACCCCTACGGGATTCGAACCCGTGTTACCGCCGTGAAAGGGCGGTGTCTTAACCGCTTGACCAAGGGGCCATAATTACTCCCATTTGAGCTGACGTTTATTATTATATACCGTTTAAATCCAGTTGTAAAGGACTTATATTTAGTTTTTATTTTCTGAATTTGTCAATCCTATTACCAATAGTAGAAATAAATTGTAGCGTAATTAATAATAGATCCTTCCTAGTTAATTACTTTCTTAAAGTAATCCATACGAAAAAGAACTACAAAATGTTCCTTCTATTTTTATTTTGAGCATATACCAGAACGTTCCTCTTTTTATGCGCTTATCCATTAGGAAAGTTGAAAATAAAAAGTTTATACCTTTCGAATAACCAAAAAAAGCTTCTGGGTATGCCAGAAACCATTATTTATGATAGTATTTTAGGCTTGAAGAAATCATAAAAGCTTCCAATCGGGCTCGAACCGATGACCTCTTCCTTACCATGGAAGTGCTCTACCGACTGAGCTATGGAAGCACAGCTCCGCAGGTAGGATTCGAACCTACGACCGATCGGTTAACAGCCGATTGCTCTACCACTGAGCTACTGCGGAATATTATAAAAGCTTGGCGACGTCCTACTCTCACAAAGGCAATGCCTTCACTACCATCGGCGCTGAAAAGCTTAACTTCTGTGTTCGGGATGGGAACAGGTGTAACCTTCTCGCTATCGTCACCAAGCTGATTTGACACAATAAATAAAGAAGAAAATTTTCATTCTCTCAAAACTAGATAACGTAAGGCAAACTATTAATTAGGTTAAGTCCTCGAACGATTAGTATCCGTCAGCTCCACACGTCACCGTGCGTCCACCTCGGACCTATCAACCTTGTCATCTTCAAGGGTTCTTACTTAGATAAACTAATGGGAAATCTCATCTTGAGGGGGGCTTCATGCTTAGATGCTTTCAGCACTTATCCCTTCCGCACATAGCTACCCAGCGATGCCTTTGGCAAGACAACTGGTACACCAGCGGTGCGTCCATCCCGGTCCTCTCGTACTAAGGACAGCTCCTCTCAAATTTCCTACGCCCACGACGGATAGGGACCGAACTGTCTCACGACGTTCTGAACCCAGCTCGCGTACCGCTTTAATGGGCGAACAGCCCAACCCTTGGGACCGACTACAGCCCCAGGATGCGATGAGCCGACATCGAGGTGCCAAACCTCCCCGTCGATGTGGACTCTTGGGGGAGATAAGCCTGTTATCCCCGGGGTAGCTTTTATCCGTTGAGCGATGGCCCTTCCATGCGGAACCACCGGATCACTAAGCCCGACTTTCGTCCCTGCTCGACTTGTAGGTCTCGCAGTCAAGCTCCCTTATGCCTTTGCACTCTACGAATGATTTCCAACCATTCTGAGGGAACCTTTGGGCGCCTCCGTTACCTTTTAGGAGGCGACCGCCCCAGTCAAACTGCCCACCTGACACTGTCTCCCGCCCGGATAACGGGCGAAGGTTAGAATTTCAATACAGCCAGGGTAGTATCCCAAGGGCGCCTCCATGGAAGCTAGCGCTCCCATATCTCAGGCTCCTACCTATCCTGTACAAGCTGTACCAAAATTCAATATCAGGCTACAGTAAAGCTCCACGGGGTCTTTCCGTCCTGTCGCGGGTAACCTGCATCTTCACAGGTACTATAATTTCACCGAGTCTCTCGTTGAGACAGTGCCCAGATCGTTACGCCTTTCGTGCG is a genomic window containing:
- a CDS encoding anti-sigma factor family protein; translation: MNRCADKIIDYMHDYLDEEIEPEQEATLMEHLKSCDDCRKHFHELEKSIALVKSISHVQAPDDFTQKVMMNLPREKKKVSMGRWFSRHPVLTAASVFIIFMSASFFSMWNGEDNFSVTKNPKLVIENNTAIVPEGETIEGDIVVKNGNIRIEGKVDGDVTVINGEIVNGEKYMASVGQVTGDIEEINEVFEWLWYQMKKIIKSS
- the sigW gene encoding RNA polymerase sigma factor SigW; this translates as MEEFVKVRIKQVRKGDQNAFGEIVELYKDKVYQLCYRMLGNSHEAEDIAQEAFIRAYTNIDRYHIDRKFSTWLYRIATNLCIDRIRKKKPDFYLDAEVAGTDGLTLYSQIQSGNPAPDEEVTKIELHSIIQKEILNLPEKYRSVIVLKYIEELSLLEISKILDLPIGTVKTRIHRGREALRKQLRHI
- the rocF gene encoding arginase, which gives rise to MKRKIEIVGAPMDLGQLRRGVDMGPSAIRYADVIERLVGLGYEVDDLGDIKIGREQTTTDPNTGLRNLEAVVQANMKLAEKVDEIMQNGSFPLVFGGDHSIAIGTLAGVSKYYKNLGLIWFDAHGDINTPETSPSGNIHGMPLAVNLGLGEKTLTGIGGYSPKVNFSNVVIIGARDLDEGEKAIIKEKGIKIFTMHEIDRLGMSKVMDETINYLQERTDGVHLSLDLDGLDPLYAPGVGTPVVGGLSYRESHFAMEMLSESKIITSAEFVEVNPILDERNKTGLLAVGLIASLFGESLI
- a CDS encoding methyl-accepting chemotaxis protein translates to MKLKSFFQLRTIKSKLILISILLLTIPLITLGFFSYQKSAMNLDELGKQNLKNSVKMTIEMIDQLNKQVESGKISLDDAQEQVKNAILGERKQDGTRPVNKEIDLGKYGFIFILDEQGNQLAHPFMEGKNVWESEDPNGVKSTQELIKKANAGGGFTYFEWPLPDNQDKIEPKVTYSEKDPNWGWVINAGAYLQDFNAPAKAILIMISIVTGVALMVGIIIIWLFANRISRPIQQVTIRMDMLANGDLSAEQIQIKSKDETAKLAGAMNTMQSEIHQLIERIQNASELMASHSEELNQSADEVKLGSEQVAITMQEMAVGAEKQADGSSELSEMMASFTTRVQEANSRGEQIIKSTNQVIQLTEKGNQLMHSSTKQMEKVDSIVQDAVQKVKNLNVQSQQISKLVVVIKDIADQTNLLALNAAIEAARAGEQGKGFAVVADEVRRLAEQVRESVKDITQIVINIQNEFHTVTDSLQGGYQEVEQGTKLIESTGVTFNNISDSIMGVVDSITKVSENLNLMTQDSQQMNGSIQEIAAIAEESAAGIEQTSAASAETSTSMEEVAANSAQLAKLAEELNERIRKFKI